In Candidatus Goldiibacteriota bacterium HGW-Goldbacteria-1, the sequence ATAGCAAGGGCTGTATTTACAGGCCTTGAATGCGCGGTAAAGGACATGCTTAAACTCCTTTAACCGGGGTTAGCACGGAGGGAAAAACAAAAAGATGTCTATTTCAAACAACACTATCAAAAAGCTGCATGCAGCTGTCACGGCACTTTCGTTTTTAGCGGCGTTTTATTCCGGGTACCTGATATTCTTTAAAAATGAAATCAGTGCGGTTCCTTTTTTAATACTTTCGGTGCTTTTTTTTGCATTTTCACTGTTTGCCTCTTACATAATTGCTAAAAGAGAGGAATCCATCGTACTTGAATCTCCTTTAAATGACATAGACTCTAAAGAAACAATGATAGCGGCTGTTGCCCACGAAATAAAAAATCCCCTAAATTCCATAAAAGGCGCCAATCAGTACCTTCACGACAAATATAAAAGCACCCAGGATATCTATGAATTCACCGGAATTGTTGTTGAAGAAATAAACAGGCTTGAACGTTACCTTAATGAATTTTTAAGTTTTTCAAGGGGCGTAAAACCCCATATGAAAAAACATGATATTCAGAGCTTTGCCACGGGTATCCTTATGATTACAAAACATAACTTCCCGTATGGCATTAAAATTATTTCCGAAAAACCAAAATTACCCGGTGTGTATATGGATGCGGAACAGATGAAACAGGTAATGGTGAACCTCTTAAACAACGCCAAGGATGCCACCAAAGGCAAGTCTTCACCAAGGGTGGAAATACGACTGTCAAACGATGAAAATTATGTGTATATAAAAGTGGCGGACAACGGCTGCGGCATATCCAAAAAAGACCTTTCCCGCATTTCCACCCCTTTTTACACCACAAAAAAAGAGGGTATGGGTATCGGCCTTGCCATCAGCAGGTCTATCGTTAAAAAACACGGCGGCGACCTGTCAATTGAAAGCAAACTGAACAAAGGTTCTGTCTTTACCATTTCTATCCCCGTGGAAAAAAGGAGCTTAAAAAGATGAGCGCCAGAAAAGTCCTTGTCGTTGATGATAACCGTTCAGCTTTAAAAGTTATCAAAGCCATCCTTGAAGAAGCAGGATATGAAGTTTACACAGAAGCCGAACCGGAAAAAGTGCCGCTTTTTTTAAAACGCGAAACCGTGCAGGTTGCACTGGTAGACCTTAAAATGCCCGGAATGGACGGGCTTGAACTATACAGAAAAATACGCCAGCTTGACAAGGACGTAGTGGTTATAATAATGACCGCGTTTGGCAATATAGAATCCGCGGTGGAAGCGATGAAGCTTGGAATTGAAAACTACCTGCAGAAACCGCTTAATTTTGATGAACTTAAAATGACCCTTCAGAAAATATTTGAAAAACTTGAAATGAAAGAAGAGCTTGCTATTTTAAAAGGGCAGATTGAAGGAAAGAACACCTTTGAAAACATGATAGGCAAATCAAAAAAAATGCGCGATATTTTCAGAAAAATAACAAGCATTGCTGCGGTTGATTCCACCGTGTTTATAACCGGTGAAAGCGGGACGGGCAAGGAAATGGTAGCCAAAGCCATACACAACCTTTCAAAGCGCGCAAAATACAAGCTTATATCAATAAATATGGCCGCCATTCCCGAAGGCCTGCAGGAATCCGAACTGTTCGGATATCAGAAAGGCGCGTTTACAGGCGCCTATAATACCAAACCGGGAAAATTTGAAGCGGCTGATAAAGGCACACTGTTTCTTGACGAAATAGGGAACATAAACCACAAAGCCCAGGTAAAACTGCTGCGCGTACTTGAAGAACGCAAGGTTGAACCGCTTGGCAGCAATAAATTAAAAGATGTTGATGTGCGCATAATAAGCGCCACAAATTCAGACCTTAAAGAAGAGGTTAATAAAGGCAATTTCAGGGAAGACCTTTATTACCGGCTTAACGTAATTACAATCAACCTTCCTCCCTTAAGGGAAAGAAAAAGCGATATCCCGCTTCTGGCAGTACAGTTTTTAAAAGAAATATGCCTTAGAAACAGCCTTGAACAAAAATCCATTTCAGATGACGCACTGGAACTTATGATTGAATACAGATGGCCCGGCAATATCAGGGAATTAAAAAACGTCCTTGAAGAAGCGGCAGTTATTTCTTCCGGCAATTATATCAGGCCTTCCGACCTTAATATGTCTTCTTATAATGACACCATGCGTGATTCCGCAGATGACATGATACCGGCCAATATGCCGCTATCAGAGGTTGAAAAACGTTCAATAATAAACGCGCTATCCAAAACCCGCGGAAACCAGACACATGCCGCTAAAATCCTTGGCATAACCAGAAAGATTCTTATGCACAAAATTGAAAAATATCAGATAGCCGATATTGTGCCCGTAAGGACAAAACGTAAAAAAATGTCCTGAAAGGCACATTTTTTCTAAAAAACCCTAATAAAACATAGCAATTGATGTATTTTATACTGGCATAATTCTTGCTTTAACTTAACATATAGATTATTTTAGGAGGGCTTATGAACGCCAGTTATCTTGAAAAAAGAATGGAAACCCGCACTGACATAGAAGGAATATTAAGATACAAAGTACTTGGTGACGGAGAAGATACATTAACGTCGTTTAAATACGAAAAAGCATCAACCAGAAACATTTCAAAAGGCGGCGTCTGTGTAATATTACCCCACAAAATCGGAGAGGGTAATGTAATCAGGGTTGAACTTCCAATTGAAAACGAATCCTTATTAATTAAAGCATTTTGCGAAGTGCAGTGGTGCAGGCTTGCCAACAAAGACGGAATATATGAAGCCGGCTTAAGTTTTATAGCCCTTAAAGACGATGATGCAAAAGCATTAGAAAATTTCATAAACGAACGCGAAGCGAAGGCTATGTAATGAACAGCGAAATTTTAACCATAAAAGACCTTGCACTGATGTTAAAAGTTAAACCCGTAACCATTTATAAGCTTGCCGGTAAAGGCAGGATTCCCGGGGTAAAAATAGCAGGCAGCTGGCGTTTTATGAAAACCATCATTGACGAATGGATGGAAAGCACAGAGCGCAAACCGGTTGCCCGCACGGAAAAAAGGGATAAAGAACTTATTCCGGTTTAATTTCAGTAAACCAAATCTTAAGTCTACCCGTCTAATTATAAGCATATAAGCCAAATTGTTTTTATTTCTTGACTTTTGTATTTGGCTAATTTAGAATGGTTTTCATATTAAATAATAACCACTTAGGAGGAAATAATGCGTTCATTAAAGGCAGTCCTGTCATTTGCTTTTATAATAATCCTTTTTATGGCTCCCGTCACAGGCGCGGCAGAGAAAAAGAAAGAAACAGAAGAAAAAAACGCCAAGCTTGCTGAAAGCGGTTCTAAAAACACTTCAAACGGCGAAGTAAAAATCGGCGGTTCCGCCGAAGGCCCCGGCACAGAAGCTGTATTTTTTGATGATGCAACCCTTGTGACCACGCCTGTTCCCACGGCAACTATGATAATTGTTTTCCATAATAAAGATGTTAATATCTGGCAGTGCCTGACAGACGCCAAAACTTACCTGTGGAGAATAAATACTGATTCCAAAAGATATGACGCGCAGCTTCGCACAAAAATGGACGGGCTTCTGCTTGACATGGGTAAATCTATAGCATCAGTTCATACGTATGCCGCGCTTCACGAAAGGGATAAAGTGGAAACCAAGTGGGCAAAATATGCCGATAAAGCCGAATATACACTGCAGCACGCCCGCCTTCAGGTGGAAGAATTTCATGAAGATTATTACGAAATCGAAAATAACATGAAAATTGTAGAAAAGATTTTAAAGGATAACCCGGAAAAAATACAGCGACTTGACGAAGCACAGGACAGATATAATAAAAATAAGAAAGAGATGTTTTTCGCGCAGAAAAAAGTTGTAAAATTTACGGACCTTTTTAATTCTTACGTCCGTCAATTCAACGCAATGGCAGAGAAAAAAGAATATAAAATAAAAAAACTTATAACAGAACACGAAGAACTTCACACGCCTTAAATCACATGAACATAATATTTTCAAAAATACCATAGGGTAATAACCTATGGTATTTTTTATTTAAGCAGTTAAACAAAAAGCGGGTATAACGTGCTAAAAAATGTAAATAAAATTCTTATAATCAAACTTCGCGACATAGGCGATATTGTACTGTCAACACCTGTTATTCAGGCACTGTATAATAACTGCAATTCGCCAAAGATTGTTTATGTCCTTAAAAAAGAATACGAAAACTTCAGATTTCTGCTGCCCAACGTGTCAGAAGTTATCACATATGACAAGAAATCCTTTTTAAGCCTTATAAAACTTATTTTTAAACTGCGCAGATATCATTTTGACATCGCAGTAAACCTTCACGCTACATTCCGCAGCGCCTTAATAACGCGGCTGTCAGGCGCAAAATTAAGGCTTGTTCACAACCACAGCGGCAGGGACTATTTCACATCTGTTCCGCTTGGCATAGAAGAAAAAGCAAAACCAATAACCTTAAGGGATATGGAAACCTTAACCCCGCTTGACATAAAAATACCCGGTAAAAAAGACATAAATACCAAACTGGCATTAAAAGAAAAAGACGTTAAATACATTGATGAAACCATTGAACATGAAACAATAGGCCTTGGCGTGGGCGCCAAAAGGCCTGCCAAGATGTGGAAAAAAGAGAACTTTATTGAACTGGGAAAGAAATTAGCATTAAACGGAAAACACATAGCCGTCTTTGCCTCTGAATCCGAAAGAACGCTTGCAGAGGAAATAACTGACAAAATAGGAGAAAACGCGAAATTATATTGCGGCCTTGACTTTCTTAAACTTGCCTTTCTCTTAAAACAGCTGCAGGCATTTGTAGGAAACGACTCCGGATTACGGCACATGGCAGCAGCGCTTGGAATAGGCACAGTAACGTTTTTTGGCCCGGAAGACCCCATAGAATGGCACCCTTATTCAGAAAAAGACGGACATATCGCGCTTATGCACCGCCTTGACTGCATTAACTGCGCTAAAAACGATTGCCCTAAAGGAACAAGGGAATGTATGGATTTAATCACTGTGGATGAAGCCTTTAAAGCTGCAGAAAAAGTAATTTTTACAAAATTTCAATAATTTTGAATTATACATAATTATCATCAATATCCAAGTTATCACCTCATAAGTATCAGATAAATATAAGATATTCATAAATGTACGTGATTAATTTCACATATAATTGTGTTGACAAATTAAGGGTATTATGTGAATATATTTTTTGAATTTTAAAAAAAAGTATTACCAAATTATTTTACCAGGAGGCACAGATATGGCTGTACAGGTAGGTATCAACGGTTTTGGACGTATCGGTAGAAATGTTCTTAAGGCGCTTTTGCTTAAGAAGAACTCCCAGCTTGAAGTTGTTGCGGTAAATGACTTAACAGACGCAAAGACACTTGCTCACCTTTTCAAGTATGATTCAGTTCAGGGAATTTTTGAAGGGGACGTCAAAGCAGACGGAGAAGACCTTGTAATCAACGGCAAAAAGATCAAAGTTTTCAAAGAAAAAGACCCGGCAGCAATCAAATGGAACACTCTTGGCATTGACCTGGTTATTGAATCAACAGGCTTCTTCACAGACAAAGAAAAAGCACAGGTTCACATCACAAACGGCGGCGCTAAAAAAGTTATTATATCGGCTCCCGCAAAAGGCGAAGACAAGACAATAGTAATGGGTGTTAACGAAAATGAATATGACGCAAAAGCACACAATGTTGTGTCAAACGCTTCCTGCACGACAAACTGCCTTGCACCTTTCACAAAAGTACTTCAGGACAAGATTGGAATCGTAAAAGGCTTAATGACCACAATCCACAGCTACACCAATGACCAGAAGATTCTTGACGCACCCCATAAAGACTTAAGAAGGGCAAGAGCAGCCGCAGTTTCAATGATTCCCACATCCACAGGCGCTGCAAAAGCAATAGCGCTGGTTATGCCGGAACTTAAAGGCAAACTTAACGGCTACGCAATGCGCGTTCCCACGCCTAACGTATCAGTTGTTGACGTGACCTTTGAAATGAAAAGGGACGTTACAAAAGAAGAAGTAAACGCGATGTTAAAAGAAGCATCAGAAGGCTCCATGAAGGGAATTCTGGCTTACACAGACCTTCCGCTTGTATCACACGATTTCTTAAACGATCCGCATTCTTCCACAGTAGACGGAGACTGCACATACGTTGTAGGCAACATGGTTAAAATCCTTTCATGGTACGACAATGAATGGGGTTATTCAAACAGGGTAATTGACCTTGCAGATTACATGGTTGCAAAAGGCCTTAAGTAATATCAATATAAATTAAACAGGCCGGCAGTGAAGCCCAAAAGGTTTCACTGCCGGCTTTTAAACTGAAAAAGAGGTGCAGGATTAATGGCAAAACTTTCACTGGCAGACCTTAACGAAACGGATCTTAAAGGAAAAAGGGTTTTCATGAGGGTGGACTTTAACGTCCCGCTTGATACTGACAGAAAGATCACATCTGACAACAGAATAAAAGCCGCCATACCTTCAATTAAATATATTATAGAAAAGGGCGGAAAACTTATCCTTGCATCACACCTTGGCAGGCCAAAAGGCGAAAAGAAACCTGAATTCTCGCTTGATGTCTGCGCGAAAAAATTAGCTGAACTCATAGGAAAAGACGTTACATTTGTAAATGACTGCGTCGGGCCGCAGGTAAAAACAGCCGTGGATTCAATGAAAGAAGGGGATGTAATACTTCTTGAAAATCTGCGGTTTTACAAACAGGAAGAAAAGAACGACGCTGAATTTTCAAAACAGCTTGCGGAAAACGCGGACATTTACGTTAATGACGCATTCGGAACCGCACACAGGGCGCACGCTTCCACAGAGGGCATGACTAAATTTGTAAAAAAATCAGCAGCAGGATTTTTAATGGAAAAAGAACTTAAATTCCTGGGCGAAATGCTTGAAAACCCTAAAAAACCCTTTATTGCAATACTTGGCGGCGCCAAAGTAAGCGACAAAATAATGGTAATTGAAAACCTTTTAAGCAAAGTGGACGGGCTTATAATCGGCGGAGGAATGGCATATACATTCTTAAGGGCTAAAGGGCGTGAAATCGGCGATTCTTTATGCGAAAAAGATAAGGTTAACACGGCAAAAGAAATAATGAAGACCGCGCTGGATAAAAATGTGGCTATCTATCTTCCCATTGACCACATTGTGGCAAAGACACCGCAGTCGGGCGAGGATTTTATGACCGCGTTGAAAACAGCCGAGTACAAAGAAGTATTAAGGGACTCAATTGACGACGGCTGGGAAGGCGTTGACATCGGAAAGAACACAATAGAAAAATTCAGAAATATCATATCTAAATCAAAAACTATTTTCTGGAACGGCCCAATGGGTGTTTTTGAAGTGGAACAGTTCTCCAAAGGCACGCTTGAAGTGGGCAAAGCGCTTGCGGAATCCGGCGCAGTAACAGTGGTAGGCGGCGGAGATTCAGCATCCGCAATCAAAAAACTTAAGCTTTCAGATAAAATGACACACGTCTCAACCGGCGGCGGAGCTTCAATGGAATTTGTTGAAGGCAAAGAATTACCCGGCGTGGCTGCTTTAACAAACAAATAATAAACTAAAAACATTTTACGGAGGAATAAATTGAGAATACCGATAATTGCAGGAAACTGGAAGATGTACAAGGATCTTGAAGAATCAAAAACGCTGGCAGAAAGCTTAAAGAATTGCTTAAAGGACGTAAACCCGGAAGAAACAGAAGTGGCAATCTGCCCCACGTTTACCAACCTGGCATCTGTTAACGAAATAATCAAAGGTTCCAACATCAAACTTGGCGCCCAGAACATGTATCCAAAACAGGAAGGCGCATTTACAGGCGAAATTTCACCTTTGATGCTTCGTTCCGTTGGCTGTCATTATGTAATTATAGGCCATTCAGAACGCAGACAGTTTTTTGGCGAAACAAACAGTTCTGTGAATGAAAAAGTAAAAGTGGCTTTTGAATACGCGCTTGTTCCTATAATGTGTGTGGGCGAAACCCTGGAACAGCGTGAAAACGGCACAACCAACACAATTGTAAAAGCTCAGGTTGTGGATGGGCTTAAAGACATACCAAAAGAAAAAGCCAAAAATATAGTAATAGCTTATGAACCTGTATGGGCGATAGGCACAGGAAAAGTAGCGACAAAAGAACAGGCACAGGAAGTACACGCCATGATTCGCGGCGAACTTAAAAGCATTTATGACGAAGCTACCGCGAATTCAATAAGAATACAGTACGGCGGAAGCGTAAAACCTGACAATGTAAAAGAACTGATGGCACAGCCGGATATAGACGGCGCCCTTGTAGGCGGCGCGGCATTGAAAGTTGATTCTTTTGAAGCCATAGTTAAATTCAAAAAGTAAAAGGAGCCATATAAATGCTGTATAACATTCTGCTTGTAGTACACGTAATAAACGCACTTCTGCTGATAATAATAGTCCTTCTTCAGACAGGAAAAGGCGCGGATGTGGGTTTTGCTTTTGGCGCGGGCGCTGCTAATACCATGTTTGGCGCGGGTGGAAGCAAGAATTTTATCACCAAAGCCACAATTTTTGTGGCTATATTATTCATGGTCACATCACTTACACTTGCCCTTTTTCAGGCAAAAAGGTCAGGCAACTACAGCGGAGTTCTTGATTCTGTAAAACAGTCGGAATCAGCTGTTCCGGCGCAGGCGCCCATATCTGAAGCACCTGTAGTTCCGGTAGAAAACAAATAAGAAGAAGTTTATAACAAAAAGGCCGCGTTAAGATAACGCGGCCTTTTTTATTAATATCCTTATTAAAAAGAAGGTGGCGTGTGATAAAAATAGTCCTTGGAGTATTAACGGCTGTTATCCTTATTTCCGGATGTTCTAAAAAAGAATCCTACACACTTAAGGGCACTTATACCGATGCACCCGCTTACGGCGATATGCTTATTGATACATCCACAGGCGAACCTGCCATTCTAAACCCCGTACTGGCTTCAGATTCCGCGTCAGCAGCCATAAACGACCTGGTCTTTAACGGCCTTGTTAAATTTGATAAAAGTCTTAATCTGGTCGGAGACCTTGCGGATAAATGGAAGATTAAAGACGGCGGGCTGACCATAATATTTCACCTAAAAAATAACGTTAAATGGCATGACGGAGTGTCATTTACCGCCAAAGACGTAAAATTTACATATGACGCTTATATGGCGCCCGATACAAAAACCTCTTACAGAAGCCTTTTTGAACCGGTAAAAAGCGTCAGAATAATTGATGATTTTACCCTGGAAGTACTGTATAAAAAACCATTTGCACCCGCTTTGCAATACTGGGGCACGGGAATACTTCCGGCGCACCTGTTTGCCGGCATTGACATAAACACCGCGTCTTTTAACCGCACACCCGTCGGCACAGGGCCATATATTTTTAAGAACTGGAAAACCGGACGTTCTTTAGAGCTTATATCAAACAAAACACATTTTGACGGCTCGCCTTACATTACAAATTATATGTTACGTATAATACCTGACCAGTCCGTTCAGTTTATGAACCTGCAGTCCGGTGACGCGGACATGATGGAACTTTCTTCAGATTTGTATTTTACAAAAGCAAATACTGAATATTTTAATAAAAACTTTAACAAATTTGTTGTTCCCGCCTTTCTGTACACGTATATAGGATATAATCAGGAAAACCCAATTTTTGCTTCCGTTAAAACGCGGCAGGCATTAAGTTATGCCATTAACACGGCAGAGATAATAAAAAACGTCCGCAGGGGAATGGCAAGGCCTATAAGCGGGCCGTTTATCCCCGGTTCATATGCTTATGATGAAAGTGTAAAACCTTATGAATACAACCCGGAAAAAGCCGCGCAGCTTTTAAAAGAAGACGGCTGGGTTAAAGGTGATGACGGCTTCCTGACCAGACAGGGCATACCATTTGAATTCACCCTTGCCACCAATCAGGGCAATAAAGAACGCGAGGAAATAGCCGCAATTGCCCAGCAGGAATTTTCAAAACTTGGCATCAAGGTTCATGTGCGCGTCCTGGCATGGAATATATTCATAACCGATTTCATAAATAAAAAGAAGTTTGACGCGGTTGTAATGGGGTGGAGCCTTACACGCGACCCTGACTGCTATGACATCTGGCACTCTTCAAAAACAAACGAAGGAGAGTTTAACTTTGTGGGTTATAAAAACCGGCAGGTGGACAGGCTTCTGGAAGACGGAAGGTCCACATACGATACAGAGAAAAGAAAGGTAATTTACAGAAAAATACACTCCCTTATAGCAAAAGACGCGCCATATACCTTTATTTATTCGCCGTACACGCTTCCCGTCATACACAAAAGAATACACGGAATAAAACCGGAAGCCGCAGGAATAGGATATAACTTTACAAAATGGTATGTGCCCTCTGAACTTCAAAAATACAGAATTGCGCTTGAAAAATAATTTGAATTTTACGGGATTATGTTATAATAATAAAAATTTAAAAAGGGGTATAAAAGATGGCAAAAGGCAAATTATATCTTGAAAAAAGGAAACAAAAAAGAGTAGAGAAAAATTATGAAATAAACTATATGCTTGTCCCTACCGAATTTACAACACAAATTAAAAGGGCAATGGGTTTTAGTAAGGACTTAAGCACAGGCGGGGTAAGGGTGGAAGGCGACATCATAGGCAAACCCGGCGACATTATTAAAGCAGAACTTATAAAACCTGATGCTAATTTTACGGTTTTCGCCGAGATTAAATGGGTCAAAGCATCAGAACGCCAGTTTGGCGTCGCGTTTTTGTCATTAAAAGCCCACGACGAAGAAGCGCTTGAAGAAATGATGGAATAAAATTAATCCGGGCTGCCCGATTTTATTTTAAATATCGCAGGAAATACAGTGGTCAAATTCCTCTGATTCAAGCTGAATTGTTGAATGGCAGATTTTAAACTCTCCCGCAAGTATGATATTTATACCGTGTATTATCGCGTCCGCGTTTTTTAAATTATCTTTTGGCACGGCCACGTGGGCGTCAAAAACCACTTTCCCGGGCGATATTTCCCACATATGGATGTGATGCACGTCAATTATCCCAAGGGAGGTTTCTTCTTTCAACCTCTGCTTTATCTTTTTGTCATCTAAATTTTTTGGGGCGCCCTGCATAAGTATGTTAAGGGTTTCCATAAGGATGCTAAAACTCTCTTTGGCAATGTAAACTGCAATTATTACTGATATTGCCGCGTCAAGAATATACCACGGCTTGAACATAAGGATAATTGCGGTTACTATTACCGCGACAGAAGAAATAGTATCCGCCATCAGGTGTAAAAACGCGCTTTTTATGTTTATATTTTCTTTGGCGTCTTTAAACAGTAATAATACCGAAATTCCGTTGCCCAAAAGGCCAATAGCGGCAATTGCCAGCATTAGACCCACTTTAATGGGCTGCGGATGCTGAAACCTTTCTATGGCTTCAAATATGATGTACCCGCAGACAAAGAATAAAGCCAGCACATTAATTAAAGCCGCAAGTATTTCAGCCCGCTTATACCCGTAAGTCTTGCTTAAACTTTTGGTTTTTTTACCTATCAATATGGCTATATAGGAGATAATAAGCGATATGACATCTGACAGGTTATGAAAGGCATCTGATAAAAGGGCAAGGGAACCGGATAAAATACCGCCTATAATTTCCGCCGCTGTGATTCCAGCGTTGATAATAATGCTTAATACAAGGCCTTTTTCACCCTGTACGTGATGGTGGTGATGCCCGTGGCTATGATTATGATCATGGCCTTCGTGTGAATGGTTATGCTCTTCGTGGCTGTGTTCGTCAGACATAAAACCTCTCCTTGTCTGTTAAATCTGGTACCGCTACGGGGAATCGAACCCCGATTATAGGATTGAGAACCCTGTGTCCTAACCGTTAGACGATAGCGGCATATGGTTTAATCAGATAAATACTTATATAACAGGTAAAATGCTTTGTCAACGGGTATTTAATCCGTGCAATTTTTGCCGGTATTTTTTACATGAACTCCGATAAAAATTAAAAATACGCCCAGCCACTGAAAAACGTTCAGTGATTCCTGAAAACAAACCACTCCGCCAATCACCGGAACAACTATGGAGTTTGCGGCAAAAAACGGAATTATGCGGATAGCCCTGTCTTTTGTATATGAAAACTGCAGAATTATGAAGGCTACAGCGCCTATAATAAGCCAGGTATAAAAAAACGGATTTAAAAAAACAGAAGCCGAATTTAACGGATTTGATGTGGTCACTTTCTGAAACAGAGTAATAAACCCGGCCAAAGACCCGGCAAAGCCGCCTAAAACAACACCTGTCATCTTTTCCGCCTTAAACGCAAAAAGCGCTATAAGAATAT encodes:
- a CDS encoding DNA-binding protein yields the protein MNSEILTIKDLALMLKVKPVTIYKLAGKGRIPGVKIAGSWRFMKTIIDEWMESTERKPVARTEKRDKELIPV
- the gap gene encoding type I glyceraldehyde-3-phosphate dehydrogenase — its product is MAVQVGINGFGRIGRNVLKALLLKKNSQLEVVAVNDLTDAKTLAHLFKYDSVQGIFEGDVKADGEDLVINGKKIKVFKEKDPAAIKWNTLGIDLVIESTGFFTDKEKAQVHITNGGAKKVIISAPAKGEDKTIVMGVNENEYDAKAHNVVSNASCTTNCLAPFTKVLQDKIGIVKGLMTTIHSYTNDQKILDAPHKDLRRARAAAVSMIPTSTGAAKAIALVMPELKGKLNGYAMRVPTPNVSVVDVTFEMKRDVTKEEVNAMLKEASEGSMKGILAYTDLPLVSHDFLNDPHSSTVDGDCTYVVGNMVKILSWYDNEWGYSNRVIDLADYMVAKGLK
- the pgk gene encoding phosphoglycerate kinase encodes the protein MAKLSLADLNETDLKGKRVFMRVDFNVPLDTDRKITSDNRIKAAIPSIKYIIEKGGKLILASHLGRPKGEKKPEFSLDVCAKKLAELIGKDVTFVNDCVGPQVKTAVDSMKEGDVILLENLRFYKQEEKNDAEFSKQLAENADIYVNDAFGTAHRAHASTEGMTKFVKKSAAGFLMEKELKFLGEMLENPKKPFIAILGGAKVSDKIMVIENLLSKVDGLIIGGGMAYTFLRAKGREIGDSLCEKDKVNTAKEIMKTALDKNVAIYLPIDHIVAKTPQSGEDFMTALKTAEYKEVLRDSIDDGWEGVDIGKNTIEKFRNIISKSKTIFWNGPMGVFEVEQFSKGTLEVGKALAESGAVTVVGGGDSASAIKKLKLSDKMTHVSTGGGASMEFVEGKELPGVAALTNK
- a CDS encoding triose-phosphate isomerase, with translation MRIPIIAGNWKMYKDLEESKTLAESLKNCLKDVNPEETEVAICPTFTNLASVNEIIKGSNIKLGAQNMYPKQEGAFTGEISPLMLRSVGCHYVIIGHSERRQFFGETNSSVNEKVKVAFEYALVPIMCVGETLEQRENGTTNTIVKAQVVDGLKDIPKEKAKNIVIAYEPVWAIGTGKVATKEQAQEVHAMIRGELKSIYDEATANSIRIQYGGSVKPDNVKELMAQPDIDGALVGGAALKVDSFEAIVKFKK
- a CDS encoding preprotein translocase subunit SecG; this translates as MYNILLVVHVINALLLIIIVLLQTGKGADVGFAFGAGAANTMFGAGGSKNFITKATIFVAILFMVTSLTLALFQAKRSGNYSGVLDSVKQSESAVPAQAPISEAPVVPVENK
- a CDS encoding peptide-binding protein, yielding MIKIVLGVLTAVILISGCSKKESYTLKGTYTDAPAYGDMLIDTSTGEPAILNPVLASDSASAAINDLVFNGLVKFDKSLNLVGDLADKWKIKDGGLTIIFHLKNNVKWHDGVSFTAKDVKFTYDAYMAPDTKTSYRSLFEPVKSVRIIDDFTLEVLYKKPFAPALQYWGTGILPAHLFAGIDINTASFNRTPVGTGPYIFKNWKTGRSLELISNKTHFDGSPYITNYMLRIIPDQSVQFMNLQSGDADMMELSSDLYFTKANTEYFNKNFNKFVVPAFLYTYIGYNQENPIFASVKTRQALSYAINTAEIIKNVRRGMARPISGPFIPGSYAYDESVKPYEYNPEKAAQLLKEDGWVKGDDGFLTRQGIPFEFTLATNQGNKEREEIAAIAQQEFSKLGIKVHVRVLAWNIFITDFINKKKFDAVVMGWSLTRDPDCYDIWHSSKTNEGEFNFVGYKNRQVDRLLEDGRSTYDTEKRKVIYRKIHSLIAKDAPYTFIYSPYTLPVIHKRIHGIKPEAAGIGYNFTKWYVPSELQKYRIALEK
- a CDS encoding cation transporter, with translation MSDEHSHEEHNHSHEGHDHNHSHGHHHHHVQGEKGLVLSIIINAGITAAEIIGGILSGSLALLSDAFHNLSDVISLIISYIAILIGKKTKSLSKTYGYKRAEILAALINVLALFFVCGYIIFEAIERFQHPQPIKVGLMLAIAAIGLLGNGISVLLLFKDAKENINIKSAFLHLMADTISSVAVIVTAIILMFKPWYILDAAISVIIAVYIAKESFSILMETLNILMQGAPKNLDDKKIKQRLKEETSLGIIDVHHIHMWEISPGKVVFDAHVAVPKDNLKNADAIIHGINIILAGEFKICHSTIQLESEEFDHCISCDI